From the genome of Plectropomus leopardus isolate mb chromosome 4, YSFRI_Pleo_2.0, whole genome shotgun sequence:
ggaggagaaagaggagcagcagaggagggagacagTAGCTGTGTTCAAAACCGTCCCCTATCACGGatgtagtgcactatatagtgtgtttgccattttgtagCGGTGTTTGAATTCTCAGTCATTCATTTCAaccactatatagtgcactataaaatacccacaatgcacagcacaTTTGACTATATGTATGATGTACCGTACATTTAACGCCCatataccacaatgcaatggGGCTGTGTATTTCcgggggaaaaaaattccaacGTAGTGTCTGAAATCTGTTGGTTATTCCCTATATAGTGCCCTATTTAATTCACACTAcatagtgagtgagtgaatgaatgagtgttTCAAACACAGCTAGTGTTTTAACCCCAGCATCACAGACAGTTACGTTCTGGTGCTGAGGAGAGAGCACAAAGAGGGTTTGGGCATTTATTTATGCCGATTTTTATtggagcaagacacacacttCCATGTAGATGAAGGGGTGTGTCTAtgtgatatgagtgtgtgttaccTTCCAGTGTGTGCTGAAGTTCCAAAACTTGATTTATTAACCGCGtcttctcctccatctccacctGGTTCTCCATGtctcctgaaacacacacaaacactgattcACACACCATCACAACACACCATCTCATTATTATGACATGATGCAGCCCTTTAGAGGTGTGTGGAAGCAGGCGTACCGTCTATGTCGCAGTTCATGATGAATAGTTTGTTCTCCTGTTTCGTGTACAGGGCTGCAGATCCACTGGCCACTGTCAAAGAATGAAACACACACCATGAGCTCCATAAAGCAGCCTCCGGTCTGCTGATAACATGATGAATATTTCAATAGCCAGTACATATTCCTGCCATTATCTACTTGTGTGTTCAtagaaataacaacaattatCACAGTTATTTCAGGCTTCCACTAGGAAAGTGTTTAGTCAAGGATGGtaagctttcttttttctttttcttttttttcaaatgtctaaATAGCCTAATTTCTCCCACATCTGGATAACATTTCTGGCCAAGTTGCTcatagtttttttcccctgtatGCTGTGAGTTTAAAAGTCTTAATACTTTTGCAAGGcaactgaatgcagcacaaaaaagtgattgcaaTCCAAGTTTCAAATGATTTATAAAAAGAGCCTCTCTCTGTAGGTATCTTTAGTTTCTTGAAGACGTTTCAGGTCTCATCCAGAATTACCATGACCTGAATGACTGAGAACCTTCACAACATACATCCTTTACATCCTCTGTTTAAATactttcagcaaatgtttaatcaaaaatgaaactttcaacatcatatacggCATGTTcacagcattttttgttttgtttaaaaagtcaagaaaaaaataaaataaaaaaatgaataatcatttttaatgtattaattttatcagcaatccAATAAAATGATGACACAGATAACAGcataatgccaaatatcagcccaaaaattggccaggctgataatctgtctaCCCCTagtcaaaaattgttgttcccattagccgcttagacacaaaaacatggaaaaaagggtCTAGGATGAACAACAGCCAAGTTACGCTTTAATATGTGAGGGACATGTTTGAAACCACACCGTACACAGAATCTTTACACATCACTGCACGGCTTGGATTTGCTTTGCAAAGATGCTATACATAATATTTGGTGATAATCCCTGCTGTGTTTACTGTCAGTCAGTGTCATTAAGTCTCGTCAGATAAAACAGTAAGTTTAGTGATGTTGTGCTGAGGGTAGCTGACACACCCAGGGCCAGGCTGGGACAGGATGCCCACTGCTCACCAGCCAAAGTGGACCTCGGAAATGCCTGCTTGGAGCCAAACGCTTCTTTAGATGTGTGGAGACTTTATTGTGTCTGTCCACTTTCCAACAATCTTACACGGGTTATAACTTAAATCCACTACAGCCACAAATACACGAGCTACTAACGCCTTATTACGGTCCATCACATCTCCGAGTCAGAGCCACAGCTCTATTATCGGACAGCCACATAGTATGCACATTGTTACACCTAACACTGCTTTATTTATTCTGGCCCTCTGTTGCTTATCATTTGATCTTTCGCGTGGTTCAATGTTTGATGTCATATCTTCATTCACGATCGAGACTTGGCTTGTCCGAACACAGCTGCCCGTAAACAAATTAAGCATactccaaaacagacaaaaaaaaaacgtatggTCATCACTACCGTCGCTTAGCTTGCAAAAACATTGTTAGATGTATTTTAACACGGAGGGTTGATCGATGCGGAGACTGTCAGTAACCTTTTCGGGCATAAAAACTGGCAAAAGCAGGGTCACGGGCGGATGTGCCCGATAATGGACGCGTGTATATTAGCTATGTGAGCTATGTACCGGTGTAGCTAGCCAACGTTACGTCCACGGAGCCGCTACTTCAGCACACTGTGAGGACAGTGTCTCAGCACCAGCAACCCGCAGCAACATCCTCTAGTTGTTCATATATTCAGAAGTGACtctttgacaaaataaatttgATAAAAAGCGAGGTGAAACGGCTCGCAGTGCTGCTAACTGTTAACGCTACAGTCTAACTGCAGCTGCTAGCTAATATTTAGCGTTAGCTTCAGATGTTAATGGAGAGGCTGCCTGTGATTTCGCCACTTATTATTCTCTTACTCAAAACAACCGCTACATGTCGGCGTTTAACTCACCTACAGCGAGAAATGTCTGCTCCGTGTGGCGGAGTGACCCTGTAAACACACAGGCTCTGAGGCggcggtgatgatgatgaagatggtaGCGACGTCACCGTATGTGAGAGACTGGACTACAACTTACAACCTATGAACTACACCGACCGACAGGGGGAGCCACTATTGCGCAAGCGCGCTCAAAGGTACTATTAACCTTAAAGTGAATTGTCtcgatttctttgaaaaataaatatgaaaaaatatatattaagaaatcattaaaaaacgtggggagaaggcaatttgaaaagaaagaagaaatgacccccaaatagcaagaaattactgcAAAGTACAAGACTTTTACCTGAcagtttttccttagctttaCCACCACACATCAATTTTGTtggggttcagaggtttaaataattatgaaaggtatctgaaagcacaagaaaagtgatgtcgctccaggtttcaaatggttaaagtcTATAAAGtactacacacaaacacaccacaggtAAACAAGTTAAAGGGGCCCTATTATGAAGAACTCacttgttcagtgtgtgtgtattattccTGCCAAACACACAAAGTGTGAAATAAGACTACCCAATCATTCAGCTGTGGGCATGCCTGCTCTGTAGTACTGTGTAGTGCTGTGCTGAAACAAGCCGTTTAGAAATCGCTCCTGAAGTGACATCACATCACAATCCAGTTCACCTGGTCACTGCACTGCGCTGCTGCGTGACGAGTCAGGTTCTGTGCTTTTCTTTTACCATTTACCAGCTAAAGCTAACTGCTAATTTACGAGTAGCTAACATTAACTGCTAAAATGTGGGAGCATTTTAGCTagcccccaacccccccccccccccaccccaccccccctccaAGAAGCCAAGGTTAGATTCTAAGTGAATGAGACCATCTaagttttatgatattttgttcatttgtgttCGGGAAGAGGGATATGTACTAGTGCtaacattgtaaaaatataacatcTATAGATACATTAAACCATGATGGTGTTAGAAAACAGGATGTATTTACCAGTGATAACACTTTTGTGATGATTGTTTTATACACATagtgaatttgtttttaaattttttttaaaaaatgtaaaaaaaaaaaaaaaaacacaggacaaaCGAAGGACAAAATTAAACGGCTGGCACCAGGTGTGTTGTTCATATACTGACCAAAATCATATCAAGaatatcaaaaaatattctttgaTGTTAATCAGACTTATTGGGTCAGTTTATTAGATCACaaataatatcatttttaatttgtattttactgtattgtaAAGTCTACAATATTATGTATACATATaatgtatgtataatatatgtctttttttagcaACTCCTGCATTCTACAAGCTGGAGAAGGTGCTGACTAACAAGAGGACTCTGAAAGATGTCGCTAAACTGAGGCCCCACCACCAGACTTAATTTTTGGAGGCTTTTCACAGCATCACACTTCGTTGCTGCagcatcaaaaaatgttgtgtttccttttcttGGTATACTGTGCAGGTAAATGTAGCTGTGATGACTTAGAACTTAAGAAATGTGACAAGGTTGTAATTATATAcatctttgatttatttatgaattaaagGCTCTACCTGGCTGCCATGCTTTACGATGAAAACACTCAACGACCACAAGTCAGAACATCTGATGGAGACCTACTCTATAAAGTGCACTTTCCAAAGGCCATGAAGAAGAATGCAGAGCAAAACCAGTGAAGACTAATTTAAAACCGGCATTCCGTAAgtgttactttatttttttttcacccaaaaAGTGATTTAGCTTATGCATTAAGTTACACACATGTTGTATTGTACCATTACAGTTGTTGTGGTAACAGTTTCATTACAAAGATaatttagtaataaaaaaaatcaaacctacgtagatagaaataaaaacttataaaaagtgttaaaagagTAATAACAGTAACAGATTGAAGTGTTATGCCTGGGTATGAACAGGCATCCTCAAAAGGCTACATTGTTCTCAAGCAAGGATTGTCACCCTGTGAAAAGCTGCGTGTGCAAGCAGTCCAACACTTTAAGAACTTTTCTCAACAGATAATGGCAAAGGATTTATGGAAGGATTTATGGATTTATCCATCTAAACTCCATAATGTCATCAAAAGATTTAGGCCTGATTCACATTGCACATGGAAGCAGTGCGTGAGCAGTGccaaatttgtttgttttattcggTGCCCATGTTAACAAGTCGGAGCATCCACAATGCCTACATAAGCAGCGCTTTGTCAGGCAGGTCTCAGTTGCCTGTCAGCCTTGGCAGATTAAGAGAAATTGTGGCTTGCCGCTTTTTCTGCATTCCATGCATGGTTGTCAGCAgtaatagacagtgaaaatagTGTTTTGATAGTTATATTGACTTTATAACACTTGATACTGCAGTTCAGAGGTCTGTCTCTGCCACAgaaatgaggaaatacaaagatgtctgttttactcaaactttcctgcttctgtttgaaaataaatgtcctcTGACAACGTCTctgtcagttgttgacacaaagcattttattttgaaatatttacaggaccgtgttgttgacagcaggagcttgcacaacttcataaatgagtggaatttatGCTTATGAATGTGGAATACAGCACTCATAGCAGCAGGGAGCCTTGAAGAAGCGTCACAGCTACAGcgctgtcagtgtgaacaccacaagcgtATATATTTGAagaagtaaacagtagaaagcagtagggaggcctgtgaaaactttacggctgttacttctctttatatctTGTACTTATtgagtctctctttcaaacttggggCATATTAACGCCAGgaacacactgcctgcatgagcagcacCTGAGCATAGCAGATCCTGTTGGGTTTTGAGTTTGTTTGGCACCCACGTTAAcaagttagagcagccacactgcctgtgtgagcagcacTGGTCAGGCGCATCTCAGCTGcttgtctgctgcagcacatctagacaaacaaaaataaattgtgaaaatggtgttttgtcaattatattgactctacgctgccttttattacagtttcaatgcctttatctgtcacagagatgaggaataacaaatatatctgttttactcaaactttcctgtttcagtctcaaaataaaagccctctgacaacgcttctgtcaacagaatcacatcagttgttgacacaaggcattccATTGTGAAATAATTGTAGATGGTGTTGTTGaaaatgcaggagcttgcatgACTTCTtgaatgagtggaatatgtaaAAGTGGAAATATAGTACTCATAACAGCGGGTAGCCCTACAGAAGCATCCCAGCCACCACGCAACGCAGCCTGTGTGAACATTGTGAGTGTCCAACATGCTGCAGTTCGGTAAGGTTGCCGTCACACACTGCTCGCGCATCCAGAGTGTTCCAGGTCTAATTTGAATCtatgttttagcgctgcttaggtTGAGACTGTCGGTTAATAGTGATGGCGCGTCATTGCATTTCACCAGTTGAGGAGCTGAAATTATCACGTTCATCGTGTTATGTGTCCATTGATGCCAATCAGAGCTTACAGGGATAAATGCCGGTGGCCACCgtagagtcatttgacccagatAAAAATGCTGATGGTACGCTTtcccactgcattaaaaagccagatgttagcaggtgtttgtggggttttttgtgcagtcagAATGAATCCCAAAAAGCAAGCGATGCAACTTTGGTAGGAACCACACCTCAGTCCTGTCACAGCACAACACACCAACATAGCCACTCTGGTTTTACAAGCTGTTTGTCTCCGCCTCAGGGCCCTTTGTTCAGTCTAGCATGATTACAACaactgctttaaccctttgaaacctggacagacATCATGTTTCTTGCGCTGCATTTAGACaccacaagtatttaaacctctgaaccctgagcacattgatttgctttatctcaaaaacattgtgggaaaattttcaggtaattttcctgaattattgttattattattttcgcTAATTTCCTTTCAATTTGgggatcatttcttcttaagttgctcattgccttctttccttgtttttgaaagtaatccagccagtttgctcagatttcaaagggttaattgtagGTCACGTAAACTGTCATTCATACcagaaaaatacatacataataaaCTGATCATTTTCATTAAATCTGTAGATATTTTAACAGTCAGATTGTCTAATAGTCACTTTACACCTAAAGCATGTTCCATAATTAGTTTATCTATGAAGAGTGAAGCAATTTGTATGGATAATTCTCTACAGAAAACACATCAAGAGGGATTTAACAATGTAGAAAGTCAGCATTTTAGTTTTAGAAGATCTCATCTAACATGTCAGTGATCTGACTGCTTCCTCAGATGAAGATAATAAAAGGGCTAACTATAATTGCCAAAtagtctttttgcagttttacctGTATCATCTGCCAGAGAGATGTTGGTGAACGTCCCATCGTCCTCATTGTCCTCGGCCTCAAAGTCCTGAGTCTCCTTTCCTTCCTCCAGCATGGTTTCCTTATTGTTTTGATCTCACAGACTCATTCGTTAGTGTCAGagctttctctttgtctttgtttcaaCTTTGCTCTTGTTTCGTCTCTCTTTTGGCCCTGCCTCCACACACACCTGCCGCCTGACCCGTTCACATCGTCACGGTTACCTGCCCTGTCTGACTGGTGGCTCAGGTTACACAGTTGTCATGGGAATgcgtcaccatggcaaccactgGACCACAACATTGAGACAGACGTCCTATCAGGAGAACTATCAGTGGTCAAAGTGTAATTGGCAGAGAGTCACACATTAACCCCATTAACCAGGTGTGCCGTCTGATGatgcttctttttgttttaaccctGATCAAAACCAGAAAATCCCACATTGTTATAACACACGtttcacttattttttccacactgaTTCATGCATTTTATCTAATGATctattgggcctcatgcagcaacgtTCTCTGAAATTTCTCTTATATATACTCTTAATTTTccggtaagagaaaatataaaagaagtcaactccagatgcagaAATCGTtcccaaatctgctctgaccaggtgaGCTCAATGATGAGTCCCATTGATCATAAGTTAACTGTTAGCACAAGTAATGCCCCCTAAACTCTATATAAGGGCAGGCTTAGAGccatgtgcaaagactctgtcacatgaacaagactggagacgcgacaccaaaaaaaaaacattgtaagaagaacttctgcagCAGTGAAACTGATGTAGGCCTACacttaaataaacttaaatcaAGTAAATGCGACttcaaggaaataaaataaagtattgaaagtaaaagtacacatgcaaaaaggtttaataaatcaaaagaattaaaagaaaaagctgcaAGTCCTCAtacattatactgtatatgagaAGATGgaatcattaattttttttgcatgaaaaattacttttatgatgataaatatagttgccaattaattttctaattaattgaataattgTCTGACCTGCActtatatattttcataattttggttTGTGCTTTAacatcttaatttgtaaagtagttatctaataatagaagtggagtaaaaaaatacagtatttccctctgaagtgtagtggagaagaagaagaaagtgtcATGAgtttaaaatactcaagtaatgtaaaagttcctcagatttgtacagtacttgagtaaatgtactgagttaAATTACACCAatggtcagcagagggatgcACAGTAATGGAAATTACAGTAACTGGGATCAATGCACTAAGTATAGTAGTATTTTTTCAGCCCTGAAATTGAATAATCCAATCAGTATGAGTTCTATTAAACTACTCAATTTGATTAATGatattcatccatttttttaaatgttcctcaaatataCAACTTTTTATTCCTTGTGTTTGACAACAATTTGTGGCCAGTTGAATCCCAGAAATCAAtaggtactaacaaaataagaacaaaaccAAGATATGAGCATAAATAAGAGAACATTTGTTTGTATACTGTTTCATGTATGAGGCCCAGCGTCTCAGTGCAGTGTGACCCAATATGACAGGAGTGGACATGAATGGGAAACCAGTGTGACTGGCTCTTTGGGAGCAGCctgccctctgctggtgaaTGTCGAACACTGCGGCTCAGTGACAATAACAGACTCCATCATGTGAGCAGCTTGCAGTGACGCTGCACTTTACACACAACAAAGACCACCTGACGCTTTCATGCTCTCCACTACACAGCGTgattatgaaaaatattttagccaTCATTGCATTAACATAAAAAGAGTAAACCTGTGAAGAGTTTCAGAGGCAACTTAAGTTAGATATCTCATATCACATTATGCAGCACAATGTACAAACCTGAggccttttttcttctctacatttatctgacagctttagttactttacaaataaaggtttttgaattaaaaactaacaaaagtttataaaatgtgatgttttgtaatTAATAAAATTACCAAAGGGTTTATACAAGCACAGGTGCAAAAATTTGTTTGGGGGGGTTGCATATAATTTTTTCCTGGGTGATTGTTCTCACTATTATCTGAGATAGAGCAGGAAGTTAGCACTGCACTGGTTCTCTCGTCAAAAACCTTACGGGATTTTTGAACAGGATTTTCAATTATCGCCCAAAATAACCTCTGTGATGAGTTCATGATACTTGCACAtgttgttcagcatgataatcttcacagatgaacacactttttagtgttttgaagcataaatgcaatcgccagaagcaaaaagctattgttaggctataagCCAACTACATTGTAGTAGCACAACTTAAATATCACCACCCCGAATCGTTCAacttcactgtaaaaacatgtaaaaacacaattgaaaaatattataatagaTAAAACTACAAGTTCGAGTgtgactctgtaaagctgtaaaggcagACAAGTGgatttaatgagtttctgtgtgcagtgtgatgacgtctaacatccccaacaaacactgtagtcccatttggccacttgttagcaaccgacTTTTTTAAGACAAGCGAAaccttaaaagtaaaaaaaatgggtttgtattcgtattttatgttgcagaacaaaccGTCTAAaaatctttagcctgtgttaaccacagacgaAGGGCAAAAAAGTTAACAGACTTCCACGTTTTAggattacttcaccactctatagcaacaaaacaaacagggaaatgaCAGTAATGGTGGTGATTTAACAGTAATAGATTGCTTATTTGAAAAGGTAACTTAAATACTCCTCTGCTTGTTTAGTTACCTCAGTGAGCTCCTGACTTGGCGTAAACTGGTCTGTTTATATTGAAGTTTATATGAAAGTTTACCCACAACAGCAATGGTGATGTCAACAGTGTGATAAAAATGGCAGCTGCTCTGACCACTCTGCTATGTTAACGCTACAGTCTGTTCAACtctcattttatttgaaaacactaagaaaaacattctaaagaaaaaaacatattatttgtACCATATGAGATAAAATAGGTCTAATAAAATGGGAGAGCATCATTCAAACTAAGTGTGAAAGTTTGGTCTTGATTTTCGGTCTGAGATGTGTTTGAAAGctctgaaaacagcaaaaggaTCAggaaatgagttttttttttttttgtttatcaaacCACATGAACTCAACACTGACAGCAGATTACAAATATATGGGAAGAGAGGAGATTTAAATCTTTAAGGGCCTCTTTTTCTGCCTTGTTGCTATTTTGACAAAAGACCCTTTAGtgaataatagtaataaatagaGATTGTAGAGAGGACATATGCCATTTTGTGCTAATAACAGTCTGAAAGACTGGAAATactatataatataacataataatacaaacaaGAGAAGGACACTCCAGCAGGTGAGTCCAATGGGGTATTTAAGTCTAGCCAGCTGAAAATAATACTTACACACTCTGTGCACTTAGtctgtgtaacagcagcatgTGGTTCTGTTGTCTCAAAGACAATATGTCAACATCtgcatttttgttatgttttcattttgccaTTTATGTGTAGTTCTACTCACACTCATATCTGTAGGGTATCTATACTCAAGCAGCTGAAATTGAAATGGCCATTACCAGGGTTCCCAcgaatccttaaaaagtcttcaaaagcattgaattaaatattccaaaaaatAGGCCTTAACTGATATTAaactgacttaaattaatctttcaaaagtctcagaaatgctcagacatgggaattAAGATTTTATGCATTGCTTCTTGCTGAAGTTGCATTGTAAAGTCTCAGAATAATTGctaacatccattttttttttgttaaataataaaatatattttttaaacttcttctttcttcttctccttttgtacttttatgatgatataatatgttaattgtcctccatgtgttccactctaaaaagtgttggtttttttttcaaaaacattgataacattttcttttcaaaaatcatgttttaagtAGCAATAAAGAGTTTGGCGAAATAAAATAGTCTGGTTATTAAagtttggttattagaaaatagGCCTTAAACTCAATTCTgagtagcattaaaaaagtcttaaatccagCTTGCCTTacgctgtaggaaccctgattaCATATAAGTACGTGGGTGTTATTATTGATCAGTACTTGTCATTCAAACCAGATGCTGAAAACCTTGTTTCACAGCTGAACTTTTAATTAAGTTACCTTTTCTGGAATAAGTCCTATTTCTCCCTCCCAGAAaggaaacactttattttggcaatatttttatACCTTTATTGGACTACAGTGATCTGCTCTGTATGAATGCACCTGAGCAGCCTAAACAAGTTAGATTCTGTATACCCATTgtgctttacattttaaagtttattggttcttttttatatataaaagtcTGCTTAGACTGGTTCCTTCTTAttgatttaaatacatgtgtaaaaacaaaaaacagtatggCCTGCGCTGTCACAAAATTCTCTTGATGTTGGTCCCCAGAGTTCACAACTTGGCATAAAAACGCTTTTAAATATATTG
Proteins encoded in this window:
- the LOC121942585 gene encoding short coiled-coil protein B-like, translated to MLEEGKETQDFEAEDNEDDGTFTNISLADDTVASGSAALYTKQENKLFIMNCDIDGDMENQVEMEEKTRLINQVLELQHTLEDLSARVDAVKEENLKLKSENQVLGQYIENLMSASSVFQTTDTKSKRK